In Lysobacter lycopersici, a genomic segment contains:
- a CDS encoding sensor domain-containing protein, whose translation MNRSDQPGSDAATRAAEALSALERALRDPQLDEAQKRLLGQARDALLAANAETEREHERYRALFDAVPDPVSVLAWDGTVLDLNKAGSNAYKLPREDIIGKPIEVLNPELPEGHLVPVWETLRRGETYVIEVTNKRADGSRFPVEVHSALLRQDDRDCIVAVARDLSARAEAELRYRELMETVDKGIIVRDATGRITHANAGAMRILELDTRLGLEQTLRNDVWLTLDEDGREVPEELRPATYVQRTGKRVDSTVLGFYNRDKGVLKWLSVTCVPQFQPGSDKPYQVLSMFSDVTALKRDSRLFDRVQDLARIGGWEWESGSDRLYLTDEAARILGQAQVPATMHDMLAALREPDRTALQQALRQAADSGAGFAIECMGSRADGRTFWIGVIGEANSSAAGTNMTGTLQDITERKQDEETLRVLARTDPLTGLLNRDAVLGELDMRMGDLAAGTIAVLYIDLDRFKAVNDVLGHAAGDELLVAAARRIRDATGTEGLCARFGGDEFLVLCHAGDDPGLPERIAGRILDAFSDGFRFGSEEFPVTASIGIACAPEDGQRPQVLIQNADAAMYDSKRRVRNSFQRFTPALVQSQQEKLKLEAQLRRAADNNEFHLVYQPQVDLRQGRIVAAEALIRWRNQQLGEMRPDHFIGHAENTGDIIRIGRWVLREACLQAARWRDAGLGIVRIAVNVSYRQFLGEDLAATVRDTLREFSLPGAALELEFTERVLIEDAPDTMRTFAELRALGVMLTIDDFGEGYSALNYLRRLPIHGLKLSQLFVSGVPGNSSDIAVCQAVAGIARSLALGVVAEGIETEAQRDFLLRLGVPVGQGFLFAPGLHADEFGYRMLEEQRRAG comes from the coding sequence ATGAACCGCAGCGACCAGCCGGGAAGCGACGCCGCGACGCGCGCGGCGGAGGCGCTTTCCGCGCTGGAACGGGCGTTGCGGGACCCGCAACTCGACGAAGCGCAGAAGCGCCTGCTCGGGCAGGCGCGCGACGCCTTGCTCGCCGCGAACGCGGAAACCGAACGCGAACACGAACGCTACCGCGCGTTGTTCGACGCGGTCCCCGATCCGGTCAGCGTCCTCGCCTGGGACGGCACCGTGCTCGACCTCAACAAGGCCGGGTCGAACGCCTACAAGCTGCCGCGCGAGGACATCATCGGCAAGCCGATCGAGGTGTTGAACCCGGAACTCCCCGAGGGACACCTGGTGCCGGTGTGGGAAACGCTGCGTCGCGGCGAGACCTACGTCATCGAAGTCACCAACAAGCGCGCCGACGGCAGCCGCTTCCCGGTGGAAGTGCACTCGGCCCTGCTCCGCCAGGACGACCGCGATTGCATCGTCGCCGTGGCCCGCGACCTCAGCGCGCGCGCCGAGGCCGAACTGCGCTACCGCGAACTGATGGAAACCGTGGACAAGGGCATCATCGTCCGCGACGCCACCGGCAGGATCACCCACGCCAACGCCGGCGCGATGCGCATCCTCGAACTGGACACGCGGCTCGGCCTCGAGCAAACGCTGCGCAACGACGTCTGGCTGACCCTCGACGAGGACGGCCGCGAAGTCCCGGAGGAACTGCGCCCCGCGACCTACGTGCAACGCACCGGCAAGCGCGTCGACAGCACCGTGCTCGGTTTCTACAACCGCGACAAGGGCGTGCTGAAGTGGCTTTCGGTCACCTGCGTGCCGCAGTTCCAGCCCGGCTCGGACAAGCCCTACCAGGTGCTGTCCATGTTCAGCGACGTCACCGCGCTCAAGCGCGACAGCAGGCTGTTCGACCGCGTGCAGGACCTCGCCCGCATCGGCGGCTGGGAATGGGAATCGGGCAGCGACCGCCTGTACCTCACCGACGAGGCGGCGCGCATCCTCGGCCAGGCGCAGGTGCCCGCGACCATGCACGACATGCTCGCCGCGCTGCGCGAACCCGATCGCACCGCCCTGCAACAGGCGCTGCGCCAGGCCGCCGATTCCGGCGCCGGCTTCGCCATCGAATGCATGGGCAGCCGCGCCGATGGCCGCACCTTCTGGATCGGCGTGATCGGCGAAGCGAACTCCAGCGCCGCCGGCACCAACATGACCGGCACGTTGCAGGACATCACCGAGCGCAAGCAGGACGAGGAAACCCTGCGCGTGCTAGCGCGCACCGACCCACTCACCGGCCTGCTCAACCGCGACGCCGTCCTCGGCGAACTCGACATGCGCATGGGCGACCTGGCCGCCGGCACGATCGCGGTGCTGTACATCGACCTCGACCGGTTCAAGGCGGTGAACGACGTGCTCGGCCACGCCGCCGGCGACGAACTGCTGGTGGCCGCGGCGCGGCGCATCCGCGATGCCACCGGCACCGAGGGCCTGTGCGCGCGTTTCGGCGGCGACGAATTCCTGGTGCTCTGCCACGCCGGCGACGACCCCGGCCTGCCCGAGCGCATCGCCGGGCGCATCCTCGACGCCTTCAGCGACGGTTTCCGCTTCGGCAGCGAGGAATTCCCGGTCACCGCCAGCATCGGCATCGCCTGTGCGCCCGAGGACGGCCAGCGCCCGCAGGTCCTGATCCAGAACGCCGACGCCGCGATGTACGACAGCAAGCGCCGCGTCCGCAACAGCTTCCAGCGCTTCACCCCGGCGCTGGTCCAGTCGCAGCAGGAAAAGCTGAAGCTGGAAGCGCAGTTGCGCCGCGCCGCCGACAACAACGAATTCCACCTCGTGTACCAGCCGCAGGTGGACCTGCGCCAGGGCCGCATCGTCGCCGCCGAGGCGTTGATCCGCTGGCGCAACCAGCAGCTCGGCGAAATGCGGCCCGACCATTTCATCGGCCACGCCGAGAACACCGGCGACATCATCCGCATCGGCCGCTGGGTGCTGCGCGAGGCCTGCCTGCAGGCGGCGCGCTGGCGCGACGCCGGGCTCGGCATCGTGCGCATCGCGGTCAACGTCTCCTACCGCCAGTTCCTCGGCGAGGACCTCGCCGCGACCGTGCGCGATACCTTGCGCGAATTCTCCCTGCCCGGCGCGGCGCTGGAACTCGAATTCACCGAACGCGTGCTGATCGAGGACGCCCCGGACACCATGCGCACCTTCGCCGAACTGCGCGCGCTCGGGGTGATGCTGACCATCGACGATTTCGGCGAAGGCTACAGCGCACTCAACTACCTGCGCCGGCTGCCGATCCACGGACTCAAGCTCAGCCAGCTGTTCGTGTCCGGCGTGCCCGGCAATTCCTCGGACATCGCGGTCTGCCAGGCGGTCGCCGGCATCGCCCGCAGCCTCGCCCTGGGCGTGGTCGCCGAAGGCATCGAAACCGAAGCCCAGCGCGATTTCCTGCTGCGGCTGGGCGTGCCGGTCGGCCAGGGCTTCCTGTTCGCGCCCGGCCTGCACGCGGACGAATTCGGCTACCGCATGCTCGAAGAACAGCGCCGCGCCGGATGA
- a CDS encoding GNAT family N-acetyltransferase, which produces MMPGDTIRPIAPADDAAMAAIIRTVMPEFGASGQGFAINDPEVDWMSRAYSEPRHAYFVFERGGVVLGGAGVAPLAGGDGDVCELRKMYFLPEARGLGAGATMMTRCLDAARAAGFAQCYLETLRGMDAAMRLYERSGFRRIDGPMGATGHGGCNTFYLRDL; this is translated from the coding sequence ATGATGCCGGGCGACACCATCCGTCCCATCGCGCCCGCCGACGACGCGGCGATGGCCGCGATCATCCGCACGGTGATGCCGGAATTCGGCGCCAGCGGCCAGGGCTTCGCGATCAACGACCCGGAAGTGGACTGGATGAGCCGTGCGTATTCCGAACCGCGGCACGCCTACTTCGTGTTCGAACGCGGCGGCGTGGTGCTGGGTGGAGCGGGCGTCGCGCCATTGGCCGGCGGCGACGGGGATGTCTGCGAACTGCGCAAGATGTACTTCCTGCCCGAGGCGCGCGGCCTCGGCGCCGGCGCGACGATGATGACGCGCTGCCTCGACGCCGCGCGCGCGGCCGGCTTCGCGCAATGCTACCTCGAGACACTGCGCGGCATGGACGCGGCCATGCGCCTGTACGAACGCAGCGGCTTCCGCCGCATCGACGGGCCGATGGGCGCCACCGGGCACGGCGGCTGCAATACGTTCTATCTCCGGGACCTGTAG
- a CDS encoding SDR family NAD(P)-dependent oxidoreductase encodes MQLASVRAVVTGGVSGLGLAVAQRLVANGGKVALFDVNEEKGAAAVAELGADKAAFFKTDVTDEAGVAGNVTAARDFLGGLNACINCAGILGAGRVLGREGSMKLSQFQATVMVNLVGSFNVAKACAELMQGNEAGIDGERGVIVNTASVAAYEGQIGQAAYSASKGGVVGMTLPMARELARFGIRVNTIAPGIFWTPMVDGMPDDVQKSLAASIPFPSRLGKPEEFADLVAYILGNTYLNGETIRLDGATRLAPK; translated from the coding sequence ATGCAACTCGCATCCGTCCGCGCCGTGGTCACCGGCGGCGTTTCCGGCCTCGGCCTGGCCGTGGCCCAGCGCCTGGTCGCCAATGGCGGCAAGGTCGCGCTGTTCGACGTCAACGAAGAGAAGGGCGCTGCCGCGGTGGCCGAACTCGGCGCCGACAAGGCCGCGTTCTTCAAGACCGATGTCACCGACGAGGCCGGCGTGGCCGGAAACGTGACTGCCGCGCGCGATTTCCTCGGCGGGTTGAACGCCTGCATCAACTGCGCCGGCATCCTCGGCGCCGGCCGCGTGCTCGGCCGCGAAGGCTCGATGAAGCTGTCGCAGTTCCAGGCCACGGTGATGGTGAACCTGGTCGGCAGCTTCAACGTCGCCAAGGCCTGCGCCGAACTGATGCAGGGCAACGAGGCCGGCATCGACGGTGAGCGCGGGGTGATCGTCAACACCGCCTCGGTCGCCGCCTACGAAGGCCAGATCGGACAGGCCGCGTATTCGGCGTCCAAGGGCGGCGTGGTCGGCATGACCTTGCCGATGGCGCGCGAGCTCGCCCGCTTCGGCATCCGCGTCAACACCATCGCGCCGGGCATCTTCTGGACGCCGATGGTCGACGGCATGCCCGACGATGTGCAGAAATCGCTGGCGGCGTCGATCCCGTTCCCGTCGCGCCTGGGGAAGCCAGAGGAATTCGCCGACCTCGTCGCCTACATCCTCGGCAACACCTACTTGAACGGCGAGACCATCCGCCTCGACGGCGCGACGCGGCTCGCTCCGAAGTGA
- the yeiP gene encoding elongation factor P-like protein YeiP encodes MKAYDIKKGNVVEHNGGVYQVRDIERSSPQGRGGNVRFRFVMYSIPGGSKLDASFDGDDDLREVDMSRRQATYSYKDGEAFVFLDDEDFTPYTLDADVVGDNAGYIVDDLAGIYVQLIEDAPVAIQLPQSVAIEVVETPPELKGGTATKRPKPARLSTGIEIMVPEYIGNGEKVWVNTVTGEFAGRAE; translated from the coding sequence ATGAAGGCTTACGACATCAAGAAAGGCAACGTCGTCGAACACAACGGCGGCGTGTACCAGGTCCGCGACATCGAGCGCAGCTCGCCGCAAGGCCGCGGCGGCAACGTGCGCTTCCGCTTCGTCATGTATTCGATTCCCGGCGGCAGCAAGCTCGACGCCAGTTTCGACGGCGACGACGACCTGCGCGAAGTGGACATGAGCCGCCGGCAGGCGACGTATTCGTACAAGGACGGCGAGGCCTTCGTGTTCCTCGACGACGAGGATTTCACGCCGTACACGCTGGACGCGGACGTGGTCGGCGACAACGCCGGCTACATTGTCGACGACCTGGCCGGCATCTACGTGCAGTTGATCGAGGATGCGCCGGTGGCGATCCAGTTGCCGCAGAGCGTGGCGATCGAAGTGGTCGAAACCCCGCCGGAGCTCAAGGGCGGCACCGCGACCAAGCGCCCGAAGCCGGCCAGGCTCAGCACCGGGATCGAGATCATGGTGCCGGAGTACATCGGCAACGGCGAGAAGGTGTGGGTGAACACCGTCACCGGCGAGTTCGCGGGGCGTGCGGAGTAA
- a CDS encoding GNAT family N-acetyltransferase gives MIEASRLQPVELSGWGVRLVPLSPAHVDGLVEASADGDLGALNYTNTPLANVDAVSAYVQAALDGQAAGTMLPFTVLRDDGTVLGSTRYYDIDLSVPTLAIGYTWYRASAQRTHVNTACKRLLLGHAFDTVGMRTVYLHTSHHNLRSQAAIERLGAHRDGVIRQHKRHKDGGLRDTVCYSILDVEWPAMRERLEARLSP, from the coding sequence ATGATTGAAGCCTCGCGCCTGCAACCGGTCGAACTTTCCGGCTGGGGCGTGCGCCTCGTGCCGCTGTCGCCGGCGCACGTCGACGGCCTGGTCGAAGCCAGTGCCGATGGCGACCTCGGTGCGCTGAACTACACCAACACCCCGCTTGCGAACGTCGACGCCGTTTCGGCATACGTGCAGGCCGCGCTCGACGGGCAGGCCGCGGGCACGATGCTGCCGTTCACGGTGCTGCGCGACGACGGCACGGTGCTCGGCAGCACGCGCTACTACGACATCGACCTGTCGGTGCCGACGCTCGCCATCGGCTACACCTGGTACCGCGCCAGTGCGCAGCGCACCCACGTCAACACCGCCTGCAAGCGCCTGCTGCTCGGCCATGCCTTCGACACGGTGGGCATGCGCACCGTGTACCTGCACACCAGCCATCACAACCTGCGTTCGCAGGCGGCGATCGAACGCCTCGGCGCGCACAGGGACGGCGTGATCCGCCAGCACAAGCGACACAAGGATGGCGGCCTGCGCGATACGGTCTGCTATTCCATCCTCGACGTGGAATGGCCGGCGATGCGCGAGCGGCTGGAAGCGCGCCTTTCCCCGTAG
- a CDS encoding FAD-binding oxidoreductase, protein MTDLRLDALRHALPGLRLLDAAADLEHYGRDATRRWTPAPLAIAQPANTGEVQGIARWANEHRIALVPSGGRTGLSGGAVAANGELVVSLERMRRVLAFDPVDRTLTVEAGIPLQAAQDAAREHGLQYPVDFASRGTATIGGGIATNAGGVRVLRYGNTREWIAGLKLVTGTGELLDLNRGLLKNSSGYDLRHLAIGAEGTLGIVVEATLRLADPPPPTGVMLLALPGFDAIMPLFAQLRRTLRLEAFEFLTDKALRHVLAHSGKDPFDSTHPYYVLTEFEVDEAAALSAFEHAVGQGWVEDGVIAASEAQAAELWRLREGISESLAPHTPYKNDVAVRVSAMPAFLAEADALLGREYPDFEVVWFGHIGDGNLHINVLKPAGMAQGAFAERCGGVTVHLAELLEKHGGSISAEHGIGLAKKPWLLGTRSAAEIELMRGIRRVFDPNRIMNPGKVFDP, encoded by the coding sequence ATGACCGACCTTCGCCTCGATGCGCTGCGCCACGCCTTGCCGGGACTCCGCCTGCTGGACGCAGCCGCCGACCTCGAGCACTACGGTCGCGACGCGACCCGGCGCTGGACGCCGGCGCCGCTGGCCATCGCGCAGCCGGCCAACACCGGCGAAGTGCAGGGCATTGCTCGCTGGGCGAACGAACATCGCATCGCGCTGGTGCCATCGGGCGGGCGCACCGGCCTGTCGGGCGGCGCGGTCGCGGCGAACGGCGAGCTCGTCGTCAGCCTGGAACGCATGCGCCGGGTGCTGGCCTTCGATCCGGTGGATCGCACATTGACGGTCGAAGCCGGAATCCCGCTGCAGGCGGCGCAGGACGCGGCGCGCGAACACGGCCTGCAATATCCGGTGGATTTCGCTTCGCGCGGCACCGCCACGATCGGCGGCGGCATCGCCACCAATGCCGGCGGCGTGCGCGTGCTGCGTTACGGCAACACCCGCGAATGGATCGCCGGACTGAAACTGGTGACCGGCACGGGCGAATTGCTCGACCTCAACCGAGGCCTGCTCAAGAACTCCAGCGGCTACGACCTGCGCCATCTCGCCATCGGCGCCGAGGGCACGCTCGGGATTGTGGTCGAGGCGACGCTCAGGCTCGCCGATCCGCCGCCGCCGACCGGCGTGATGCTGCTGGCGCTACCCGGCTTCGATGCGATCATGCCGCTGTTCGCGCAACTGCGGCGAACGCTGCGGCTGGAAGCCTTCGAGTTCCTGACCGACAAGGCGCTGCGGCACGTGCTCGCGCACAGCGGAAAGGATCCATTCGATTCCACGCACCCGTACTACGTTCTCACCGAATTCGAGGTCGACGAAGCCGCCGCGCTGTCCGCGTTCGAACATGCGGTCGGACAAGGCTGGGTCGAAGACGGCGTGATCGCCGCGAGCGAAGCGCAGGCAGCGGAACTGTGGCGCCTGCGCGAAGGCATCAGCGAAAGCCTCGCGCCGCATACGCCGTACAAGAACGACGTCGCGGTGCGGGTGTCGGCGATGCCGGCCTTCCTCGCCGAAGCCGATGCATTGCTTGGCCGCGAATACCCGGATTTCGAGGTCGTCTGGTTCGGGCACATCGGCGACGGCAACCTGCACATCAACGTGCTCAAGCCGGCGGGCATGGCGCAGGGGGCATTCGCCGAACGCTGCGGCGGCGTCACCGTGCATCTCGCCGAACTGCTGGAAAAGCACGGCGGCAGCATTTCCGCCGAACACGGCATCGGGCTGGCGAAGAAGCCTTGGTTGCTCGGCACGCGCAGTGCCGCCGAGATCGAACTGATGCGCGGGATCCGCCGCGTGTTCGATCCGAACAGGATCATGAATCCCGGCAAGGTGTTCGATCCTTGA